The following proteins are co-located in the Terriglobales bacterium genome:
- a CDS encoding DUF1015 domain-containing protein has protein sequence MADIAPFPAIRFNSAKVPLNQVVTQPYDKISAEMQERYYAANPHNLVRIILGKQEAGDSDVENVYTRAAGYFRDWQHAGIFRTDSQPGFYLYTQTFRVPGTGASGESSQVERTGLIAAGRIYDYSEGVVYRHEQTLSKPKADRLNLLRATRAHFGQIFMLYSDPAGRVNSLLKSAAGSGAGSGAPDIEIEDEYQVVHRVWSIFDPAIVPQVQREMADKRLIIADGHHRYETALNYRNERRANAGSAPPDAAYERVMMTLVNMDSPGLIILPTHRVIFGLSEFSEADFLQGAKSFFDVETLSPGDAGEDKLRQAGQAGTVFLAVTKQATHLLRARPGAADSLLAGMSAAQRSLDVVHLHKVLLERVLGISEEAIRNQLHVSYHRDFRKAIARVGDGANLAMMMNPVRISQLREVTFEGGVLPQKSTDFYPKMLSGLTIYSVGGE, from the coding sequence ATGGCAGATATCGCACCCTTCCCTGCTATCCGCTTTAATTCGGCCAAGGTTCCTCTCAACCAGGTGGTTACCCAGCCGTATGACAAGATCTCTGCGGAGATGCAGGAGCGCTACTACGCTGCAAACCCGCACAACCTAGTGCGGATTATCCTGGGAAAACAAGAGGCTGGCGATTCTGACGTTGAAAATGTTTACACCCGAGCCGCCGGCTACTTTCGCGACTGGCAGCATGCGGGCATTTTCCGCACGGACTCACAGCCTGGTTTCTACCTGTACACGCAGACTTTCCGCGTCCCTGGTACGGGGGCATCGGGGGAAAGTTCCCAGGTGGAGCGCACCGGCCTGATTGCTGCCGGCCGCATTTACGATTACTCGGAAGGCGTCGTTTATCGACATGAGCAGACACTATCCAAGCCTAAGGCCGATCGCCTTAATTTGCTTCGCGCCACCCGCGCTCACTTCGGCCAGATCTTCATGTTGTACAGCGATCCAGCTGGCCGCGTTAATTCCCTGCTGAAGTCGGCGGCCGGATCGGGGGCTGGATCGGGGGCGCCGGATATCGAAATTGAGGACGAATATCAGGTGGTGCACCGCGTATGGAGCATTTTCGATCCGGCGATCGTCCCGCAAGTCCAGCGTGAGATGGCCGACAAGAGGCTGATCATCGCGGATGGCCATCACCGCTACGAAACAGCGCTGAATTATCGCAACGAGCGCAGAGCCAACGCCGGAAGCGCGCCGCCGGATGCTGCTTACGAACGCGTCATGATGACCCTGGTGAACATGGATTCACCTGGACTGATCATCCTGCCGACGCATCGGGTGATCTTTGGACTGTCGGAGTTCAGCGAGGCGGATTTCCTCCAAGGCGCCAAATCGTTTTTTGATGTGGAGACATTAAGCCCGGGGGATGCCGGCGAAGATAAGCTGCGGCAGGCAGGGCAAGCCGGAACCGTGTTTCTGGCGGTCACAAAGCAAGCGACGCACCTTCTGCGCGCACGACCCGGCGCGGCTGATAGTTTGCTCGCAGGCATGAGCGCGGCCCAACGCTCGCTCGACGTTGTTCACTTGCATAAGGTGCTGCTCGAGCGCGTACTTGGCATCAGCGAGGAAGCGATTCGCAATCAGCTCCACGTCTCCTATCATCGCGACTTCCGAAAGGCGATCGCGCGTGTGGGGGACGGGGCCAATCTGGCAATGATGATGAATCCGGTGCGGATTTCTCAATTGCGCGAGGTGACATTCGAAGGAGGCGTCCTGCCGCAGAAGTCGACCGATTTCTATCCCAAGATGCTGAGCGGCCTGACGATCTATTCGGTGGGAGGAGAATGA
- a CDS encoding GDP-mannose 4,6-dehydratase, producing MRSLITGANGFVGKHLADLLLGLPESSCWAFSTEEESRLPNQVVYRRVDIRDRQSLADFLHSAQPHHIYHLAAISTLSAASDDKRIAFDVNVWGTSNLLESASKLSERARVLNISSSQVYGSAAGGITEQHPLRPANMYAVTKAMAELWSGLYATGVDAITARAFNHTGPGQPAQFVLSSLAQQVAAIEAGISQPVIRAGDLSVERDFTDVRDVVKAYALLAERGKPGAVYNVCSGRACRLSDLLEILLSEAGIKASVERDPAKNRTQDPRRIYGDNSKLREATGWAPVVPIEQTMHDLLNFWRSEIGHRSRV from the coding sequence TTGCGTTCTCTCATCACTGGAGCTAACGGTTTCGTCGGCAAGCATCTGGCCGACTTGCTGCTCGGGCTGCCGGAATCAAGCTGTTGGGCATTCTCAACGGAAGAAGAATCCAGGCTGCCCAACCAAGTCGTCTACCGCAGGGTGGACATCCGCGACCGGCAATCCCTGGCAGATTTCCTGCACTCCGCCCAGCCGCACCACATCTACCATCTGGCCGCGATCAGCACATTGTCGGCTGCCTCTGACGACAAGCGAATTGCCTTCGATGTGAATGTCTGGGGTACCTCGAACCTGCTGGAATCCGCCTCCAAACTTTCTGAGCGCGCGCGTGTCCTCAATATCAGCAGCTCACAGGTCTACGGTTCCGCCGCTGGCGGAATAACCGAGCAGCATCCCTTACGGCCAGCCAATATGTACGCCGTCACCAAAGCCATGGCGGAACTCTGGTCCGGCTTGTATGCGACTGGTGTTGATGCCATTACGGCACGCGCCTTCAATCACACCGGACCCGGTCAGCCGGCGCAGTTCGTGCTTTCATCGCTGGCGCAGCAGGTAGCGGCGATTGAGGCAGGCATTTCGCAGCCGGTGATACGAGCAGGCGATTTGAGCGTCGAACGTGACTTCACCGATGTTCGTGACGTGGTGAAGGCCTATGCCTTGCTGGCGGAGCGCGGCAAGCCCGGCGCGGTGTACAACGTGTGTTCAGGAAGAGCCTGCCGGCTGTCGGACTTGCTCGAAATACTGCTGTCGGAAGCCGGAATTAAAGCCAGCGTGGAGCGCGATCCGGCAAAAAACCGCACCCAGGATCCGCGGCGAATTTACGGGGACAACAGCAAGTTGCGGGAAGCCACCGGCTGGGCGCCAGTCGTCCCTATCGAGCAGACCATGCACGATCTCTTAAATTTCTGGCGCTCCGAAATCGGACATCGCTCTCGCGTCTAG
- a CDS encoding N-acetylmuramoyl-L-alanine amidase, whose translation MTRNIKTCGLVLALALVCLLLLAPAADEARLTIYSAQGASSLSVVERDGKQYVVLIDALQPLGATIATRQGNHWKLRFTAHGGSPLEAEFTDEKTRVKLHGKKLELADPLVLERDRALVSLGSLADVISALVNLPVEFHASSRRLFIGPVATPFTTAFEKGAAPRLELHFPKPVSPFIASEPGKIRMVFSREPIVSGTRSFNFADSSITSATYSEGNGTAQIEIDATVPLIARFGDEGKTISIEPAPASAAAKPPPAASPTLPPTASPFASGPTSTAPAPAPAQPAVHTFLVVIDASHGGQETGAFLTPSLAEKEVALALARHLHADLEARGIRNFLIRDGDVTLSSEQRAVMANGSHATVYISLHAGSAGSGVRLYSARLTPTPARPGGFLPWDTAQGAYLEQSRALVGSVMAELNNRHIPVVPLTASLRPLDNVALAGMAIEVAPWGGKIESVNSPAYQAAITNAVALGIANARYTLEPSR comes from the coding sequence ATGACGAGAAATATTAAAACTTGCGGCTTGGTTCTGGCGCTTGCCCTGGTGTGTCTCTTGCTGCTGGCTCCGGCAGCGGACGAAGCCCGCTTAACCATCTACTCTGCGCAGGGCGCCTCGAGCCTTTCGGTTGTCGAGCGAGATGGCAAACAGTACGTTGTGCTAATCGACGCCCTTCAGCCGCTGGGGGCAACGATCGCCACGCGCCAGGGCAATCACTGGAAACTGCGTTTCACCGCGCACGGCGGCTCGCCGTTGGAAGCCGAGTTCACCGACGAAAAAACCCGAGTCAAGCTGCATGGCAAGAAGCTTGAGCTGGCTGATCCGCTCGTCTTGGAGCGGGATCGCGCGCTGGTCTCGCTGGGTTCGCTGGCTGACGTGATATCCGCACTGGTGAACCTGCCGGTAGAGTTTCACGCCTCGTCGCGCAGGCTCTTTATCGGCCCGGTTGCCACCCCGTTCACAACTGCATTCGAGAAGGGAGCCGCGCCGCGCCTTGAGCTGCACTTCCCCAAGCCCGTGTCGCCATTCATTGCCAGCGAGCCGGGGAAAATTCGCATGGTCTTCTCCCGCGAGCCCATCGTTTCAGGCACCCGGAGCTTCAATTTCGCCGATAGCAGCATCACCTCGGCCACCTACTCAGAGGGAAACGGCACAGCTCAGATTGAAATCGATGCCACTGTCCCCTTGATTGCGCGATTTGGGGATGAGGGCAAGACAATTTCCATTGAACCGGCGCCGGCATCGGCCGCGGCAAAGCCTCCTCCCGCGGCATCGCCGACACTACCGCCCACCGCTTCTCCTTTTGCCAGCGGACCTACATCAACAGCACCAGCCCCGGCACCAGCGCAGCCGGCGGTACATACCTTCCTGGTCGTAATCGATGCCAGTCATGGCGGGCAGGAGACTGGCGCGTTTCTGACGCCTTCCCTGGCGGAAAAAGAGGTGGCGCTGGCTCTCGCCCGGCATCTGCATGCCGACCTGGAAGCGCGCGGCATACGGAATTTTCTCATCCGTGATGGCGACGTTACGCTGAGCTCGGAACAGCGGGCAGTGATGGCAAACGGCTCCCATGCGACGGTGTACATCAGCCTGCATGCGGGCTCGGCCGGAAGCGGAGTTCGCTTGTACAGCGCCCGCTTGACGCCCACTCCTGCACGCCCCGGAGGATTCCTGCCCTGGGACACGGCCCAGGGAGCCTATCTCGAACAGAGCCGGGCGCTGGTGGGGAGCGTGATGGCCGAACTTAACAACCGGCATATTCCTGTGGTGCCGCTCACTGCCTCGTTGCGTCCTTTGGACAACGTGGCGCTGGCAGGGATGGCCATCGAAGTGGCGCCCTGGGGGGGAAAGATCGAAAGCGTGAACTCACCGGCGTATCAGGCGGCGATTACCAACGCGGTCGCCTTGGGAATCGCCAATGCCCGCTACACGCTGGAGCCTTCCCGATGA
- a CDS encoding GerMN domain-containing protein, with translation MIPRHFLIATMVLCLALLGMVYYGLHLKHEAEQLKPEEPTAKPMTPPVGGKPEQISIYVPDDARGILHRRDAATPLSAEADQRAAQVLRALFAAWQDKSSTHPLASGADVNSVYLVNGNTAVIDLNAEFADRHQSGILVEELTLAAMARTLAENIPGTTRIRILIDGKQRDTLAGHADLTGFYVLGSNDWAIAEH, from the coding sequence ATGATCCCGCGCCACTTTCTCATCGCGACGATGGTGCTGTGCCTGGCGCTGTTGGGGATGGTGTATTACGGTCTGCATCTGAAACACGAGGCGGAGCAACTGAAGCCGGAAGAGCCGACGGCTAAGCCGATGACGCCGCCAGTCGGAGGCAAGCCGGAGCAAATCTCGATCTATGTGCCCGACGATGCGCGAGGCATACTCCACCGGCGGGACGCTGCCACACCATTGAGCGCAGAGGCCGATCAGCGCGCGGCCCAGGTTTTGCGGGCTCTTTTCGCCGCCTGGCAGGACAAGTCGTCGACCCATCCTTTGGCCAGCGGAGCCGACGTCAACAGCGTGTATCTGGTGAATGGGAATACAGCGGTGATCGACCTGAATGCGGAGTTTGCAGATCGCCATCAGTCGGGAATTTTGGTGGAGGAGCTCACGCTTGCCGCGATGGCGCGGACCTTGGCGGAAAACATTCCGGGCACAACGCGCATCCGGATTCTCATCGATGGCAAGCAGCGCGACACGCTGGCCGGGCACGCCGACCTGACCGGTTTCTACGTGCTCGGTTCCAACGATTGGGCGATTGCCGAACACTAG